TTTTAAGTGATGTAAAAAGTCTTCCATGCATGGGAAGATTCCTGCATCGTATGTTGCTGCTGCCAGTACCAGTCTGTCATAGCGGAATGCATCTTCGATCACTTCTGCCATATCATCTCTGGAAAGGTCTGCTACTACAACTTTTGGAGCTCCTTTTGCTTCTAAGATTTCTGCTAATTTCTTTGCTGCAGCTGCTGTATTTCCATGGATAGATGCGTATGCGATCAGGATTCCTTCGTTCTCTGGCTCATATTTGCTCCATGTGTCGTATAATCCAATATAATATCCAAGGTTTTCTTTTAAAATTGGTCCGTGTAATGGACAGATGATCTCAATATCTAATCCTGCGGCTTTCTTTAAGAGATTCTGTACCTGTACTCCGTATTTACCACAGATATTGAAATAATAACGTCTTGCTTCACATGCCCAATCTTCATCTGCATCTAAAGCTCCGAATTTACCAAATCCATCTGCTGAGAATAAGATTTTCTCTGATGTTTCATATGCTACCATAACTTCTGGCCAGTGAACCATTGGTGCCATAACGAACTGTAATGTATGAGATCCAAGAGATAATGTATCTCCTTCTTTTACTACGACTTTACGTCCTTCTAGATCAAATGTAAAGAACTGAGGGATCATATTAAATGTCTTGGCATTACCTACAACCTTAGCTTCTGGATATTTTTCTGCTAATACCTGTAAGCTTGCAGCATGGTCTGGTTCCATATGAGATACTACAATGTAATCTACGTTTCTTCCATCTAATGCTTCTTCTAAGTTTACAAGCCATTCATCTGTCTTGCATGCATCCACAGTATCCATAACGGCTACTTTCTCATCTAAGATCACATAAGAGTTATAAGAAACACCATTTGGTACTACATACTGGCTCTCAAATAAGTCAATGTCATGATCGTCTACACCAATATATTTTACTGAATCTGTAACTTTAATATCCTTCATTGTCTTACCTCCAAAATTAAATTCATTTTGCTTTTTCAACTTTTCTTACTATAACATAGTTTTGCCAAAATATCTACTAGTAATAGTTACTATTTCTAATACAATTTCTTTTCAGATACAAAGATCCCCAAAACAAAACTTCAATCTTGCTCCAGGGATTCTTTATCATCTCTTTGGA
The sequence above is drawn from the Anaerostipes hadrus ATCC 29173 = JCM 17467 genome and encodes:
- a CDS encoding FprA family A-type flavoprotein; translated protein: MKDIKVTDSVKYIGVDDHDIDLFESQYVVPNGVSYNSYVILDEKVAVMDTVDACKTDEWLVNLEEALDGRNVDYIVVSHMEPDHAASLQVLAEKYPEAKVVGNAKTFNMIPQFFTFDLEGRKVVVKEGDTLSLGSHTLQFVMAPMVHWPEVMVAYETSEKILFSADGFGKFGALDADEDWACEARRYYFNICGKYGVQVQNLLKKAAGLDIEIICPLHGPILKENLGYYIGLYDTWSKYEPENEGILIAYASIHGNTAAAAKKLAEILEAKGAPKVVVADLSRDDMAEVIEDAFRYDRLVLAAATYDAGIFPCMEDFLHHLKAKNYQKRKVAFMENGSWAPMAAKIMKGIVEGFKNIEMVDPVVTIKSTMNDENIKTMEELADNLL